TTGCGACCAAGGAAGCGCGGAATGTTAAGCGCTGCACCATCGTCGTCGTCATCGTCGTCATAGCGGGTCGGTTCGGGCGAGGACGGGCGCGACAGGCTCGTCATCCGTTCGAACAGAGTGCTGCCGCCGCTGCTCGGCGCTGGGGTCGACTGCTGCGGGGCGGGCGCGGGTGCGGGCTGCGGCGCAACCGGACGCGGCGCGGGCGCTTCATAGGCTTGCGGTTGCGGCCATCCGCCACCGACGGCGGGACGCTCGTTCTGTTGCTCGAAATCGCCGCCCAGCAGCAGTTCGTCCGAACCGCCGCCGTTGGGCTGCTGGGCCGCGGCCTCCACCTCGTCGCTCAATTCCAGCGAAAGGTCGAGCGGATCTTCCTGCGGCACGGGCTGTGCCGGTGCGGCTTGCGGCGCGGCAGCCGGAGTGACCACCCCGGCACGCATCGGCGCGCGGCCCGAACCCAGCGAGAAGCTCTGCGGGCTCTGCACGGCCTGAATCTGTTCTGCCGACTGGTCGATGCCGGTGGCGACGACCGAGACGCGGATCTTGCCTGCCAGATCGGGGTTGAACGCCGAACCCCAGATGATGTTCGCATCGGGATCGACCAGTTCGCGGATGTGGTTCGCGGCCTCGTCCACTTCCATCAGGCGCATGTCTTCGCCGCCGATGATCGAGACGATGACGCCCTTCGCGCCCGCCATCGACACACCGTCGAGCAGCGGATTGGCAATGGCCTTTTCGGCAGCCTCCAGCGCGCGGTTGTCGCCGTCCGCTTCGCCGGTGCCCATCATTGCCTTGCCCATCTCGCCCATCACCGAACGCACGTCGGCAAAGTCGAGGTTGATGAGGCCCGGCATGACCATCAGGTCGGTGATCGAGCGCACGCCTTGCTGAAGCACTTCGTCTGCGAGCCCGAAGGCTTCCTTGAACGTCGTGTCGGGGCTGGCGACAAGGAACAGGTTCTGGTTCGGGATGACGATCAGGGTATCGACATGCTTCTGCAGCTCCTCGATCCCCGCCTCGGCACTGCGCATCCGGCGCGAACCTTCGAACATGAAAGGCTTGGTCACGACGCCTACCGTCAGCACGCCCTTGTCGCGCGCGGCCTTGGCGATGACGGGGGCTGCACCGGTGCCGGTACCGCCGCCCATGCCCGCGGCGATGAAGCACATGTGGACGCCATCCAGCATCCGGTCGATCTCGTGCAACGTTTCCTCTGCCGCCGCGCGCCCGACTTCGGGCCGCGATCCGGCGCCAAGGCCCTGCGTGATTTCGGGGCCAAGCTGAATGCGATCTTCGGCCACTGCGTTGTTCAACGCCTGCGCGTCGGTATTGGCGACGACGAAATCGACGCCCTCGATCTCGGCCTGGATCATGTTGGCGATGGCGTTGCCGCCCGCCCCGCCGACACCGATCACGGTGATGCGCGGCCGAAGCTCCTCGACTGCCGGTGGACCGATGTTGATGCTCATGGAAATCTCCGCAAAGTCGCCGTTTCGGGCGTGCCCCGATTTAACCCTGATATTGGCACAGAACGATTCGCCGGGGCAAAGCAAATACGGGGATTTCCACACCTGTCATCGGGCTGGCAGGGCGACATATCGACAGTTGGCCGGGAAAGGGTAGGCTAAGGGCATGGAAAAGGACGAATTCAGCGAGGCACTGGGCATCGGGCCAGAGTCCGACATGGGCGTGCACCACCGCGAGAAGAACTCGTTTCGCGGGATTTCAACGCGCAAGAAGTTGCGGTTCCTGACCGCCAGCGCGGTGAACCAGGACTTCTTCGACGAGATTTGCGAGTTGGACCAACTGGAAGAGCTACGCCTCGAATGGCCGGTCACCGCCGAAACGATCGAGGGGCTGGCGCGGCTCAAGAACCTGAAGAAGCTGCGACTCGATTCCCCGCGCAACATCACCGATTTCACCCCGCTAACGCGAATGCCCCGGCTGACCCACCTCGATATCGAGAATGCCAAGCATCTCTATGACTTGCGCTGGATTCGCCCTTTGAAAGATCGGCTGGTCAAGCTGAACCTCGACGGGTCGATCAACACGACGCAAAAGCTGGAAAGCCTCGACCCGCTGGACGGTTTCGCGTTCGAGGAACTGTGGCTGGTGACGACGACGGTGAAGGACAAGGACCTGTCCCCGCTGATCACCTGCCGCAACCTGAAGAAACTGCGCTGCGCCAAATCGGTCTCGACCTTCGAGGGCTTCATGGCACTGGCCGACGCGCGGCCCGACATCGCCTGCGACTGGTTCAGCCCGGAGCACTGGCCGGGGCGGAAGTGGCGGCGGTGAGTGATAGACTAACAACCCGATTGCGCACATTCAATTTGCGGGCGGGGTAATCGTCCAACTGGCCGTGTAGTCGGGGTCCACGACCATTTCCCCTGTGCTCCTCAATCGATAAGAACCCGACTTAGCGGCGAAGAATGCTCTCAAGTCTGGCGGAAGGGTGTAGGTTTCTCCAAGCCGGCTGCCTTCCAAGCGCAGCCTGATTCCGCGAGCAGGGTCCGCGTCCATAACCGTGCCGAACATCTGCTCCAGTCGGTCGCCTGCTGGCTCTTCATAGGTGATGCCGACAATGACAGTCGCGCCACAAAGTTCTTTAGCAAAAGCTTGGTCCCACGCGGGTCGATTGTTTGATTTGCGGAAGGGCCATTTCATTCAACAGGCTTAGCAGCTTCAGGTCGGCTAACCACCCCATTGCGGACATTCAGGCGCTCAAGCCACCAAGCCAAAGTACCACTTTGGCTTGATCGTCAAAAATACTCCCGTATCGCCCGCATCACCCGCGCGGGCAGGTTCATCCGCCCGAACCGCGCCGTCGTCTGCCATGTCGATCCGTGGGTGCGAATGTCGATCGGGTCCGCCGCGGCGTAGATTACCAGCCCCGCCAGCGCGGCAAAGCCCGGTGTCGCGTGCGCTTCGGGCAGACCCTTCATCGCCGGGGGGCGCCCGGTGCGGACCGGTTTGGCCAGCGCCTGCTGCACATAATCGGCAAGGCCCGCCAGTTCCGCGCCGCCGCCAGTCAGCACGATCTGCCGCCCGTTGCCGCCGCGCCCGGTCACGAATCCCAGCCCTTTCAGCGCCTTGGCCACGTCCTCGGTCCAACGCGAAAGCTGGCCGTTGATCGTGCTGATCAGGTCGGCGCGGGGAATTTCCTCACCGCCATCGGTGAGGGGGATTTTCTCGCGATGGTCGGTCGGGCTGGCGATGGCGCTGCCGTAGACGCATTTGAGCCGCTCTGCCTGCGCGCGGCGCACGCCGAAGGCCCCGGCCACGCTGTCGGTCAGGTCATTGGAGCCGTAGGGTAGGACCGTCACGCCCACCAGCATCCCGCCGACGTGGACCGAAACGTGGGTGACTTCCGCGCCGAAATCGACGACCGCAACGCCCAGTTCGCGCTCTTCCTCTGTCAAACAGGCATGGCCGCTTGCGACCGCCGCGCCGACAACGCCCTCAACTTCAAGATGCGCGCTCTGCACCGCTTCCATCAGGTTGCGTAAGGGGCCCGCCTCGGCCTCCATCACGTGGACCGCAACGGCCAGCCGCTGGGCATGAAGCCCGCGCGGGTTCGACACGCCCTGCGCGCCGTCCAGCACGTAATGCGCGGGCTGAGCATGGAGTACGACCTTGGGCTCGCCCACTTGCGGCACGATGCGTTCCCGCGCTTCGGCCAAGAGGTATTCGACGTCGTCCTGATCGATCCGGCGACCGCCGATCTCGATATCGACCTCGCGGATCTCGCTCATCAGGCCTGCGTTGGCGCAACCGATCCACACGCTCGACACTTGCGTATCGGCGGCGCGTTCGGCGCGTTCGATGGCGTCGCGAATGGCGTGCGTGGCCGCGTCCATGTCGGTGACATAGCCGCGCCGGATGCCGTCCGCCGCGCGGTGGCCGGAACCGAGCACGATCATCTCGCCATCGCCCGTCAGCCCCGCGATCATCGCGGAAATGCGGAACGACCCGATGTTGATCGCGCCGAACACCTTTTCGATCCGTAGGTTCGCCATCAATCGCCCCCTGCCTGTGTCTCTGCCTTCGCGGCCAGCCGTTTCGCCTCGGCCCGCGCCTCTGCCTCTTCCGCCGCGCGGCCCGGCACGCGCATATAAACCTTGGACGGGTCGCGCATGTCGAACACTGCGACGCTGCCGCCCAGCAGGCGGTTCATGCCGTCCATCTGCGCGAACGCCACCAAGGCCTCGCTCGCCTCCGCCTCGCCTTCGGGCAGGGCCACGACCTGTCCGGTGGCAAAGGTGATGTTCCACCGGCGATGGCCGATCCATTCGGCCCCGCGCACCTGTTTCTTCAATGCGGGCGCGGAATCGAGCAGCAGCGCCAGATCGCCAGCGCGTTCGGCGGCGCCGTCGCCTTTCAACACCAGCATCTTCTGCGCCTTGGCCGGGGCAACCGGCTCCAGCTGATGGCCCGCAGGATCGATCAGAACGAAGTTCTCACCCTGCTGCAACACCGCGTGGGGGGTGCGTTCGATCACGTCGATCACCAGCTTGTCGGGCAATTGCCGCGACACGCGCGCATCGCGCACCCACGGCAGCGCGACCAGTTCTTCACGCAGGGCCGCTACGTCCAGCCGGGTCATCGGCTGCGTCTGCGCGGCGATGGCTCGGCGGTAGATTTCCTGGCTGTCCATGCGCTTTACGCCGTGGACCTCGACCTGCTTGACCGCGAACCCAGCATCGCGCGCGAAATTACCGATCTTCTCGTCAGCAAATCCGGGCAGGCCCGACACGACCGCCAGCGCCCCTGCCGCCGTAATCACGACCAGTGCGATCACCGCGGTAAACAGCCGTTGCAGCGCCTTTTCCGACAGGCCGAGCGCACCAACCAGCCCGTTCAGCAATCCGCCAGTCCGCGCCCGCGCATCGGCGACGGCGCGCTTCTTGCCCTTGCTGGCAGCGGCGCGCCTTACGCCCTTGCCGCCGCGCTTGATCGTGGTGCTGCTCATAGCGAGGGTTCCACGGTCACTTTGCCGAAATTGCCGACGCGGCGGATTTCCCATTCCAGCGTCACGCCCGACTTGGCACGGACGCGTCGGCGCACCTCCTCGCCCAGCGCCTCGATATCGGCGCTCGTCGCCTCGCCGCGGTTGATCAGGAAATTGGTGTGCTTTTCGCTGACTTGCGCATCGCCCAGCGTCAGGCCCCGGCACCCCGCCTCGTCCACCAGCTTCCACGCCGATGTCCCTTCGGGGTTCTTGAAAGTCGAACCGCCGGTCTTGGTGCGCAACGGCTGCGATGCTTCGCGCGCTTCGGTGATGCGGTCCATCTCGGCCTGAATCGTGGCGGGATCGCCCGGTTCACCACGCATCGTGGCGGATACGACGATGGCCCCGTCGGGCAGGTCCGAATGGCGATAGGTATAGCCCATGTCGGCAAGGCCGAGCGTCTTCACTGTGCCATCGCGCAGCACGACGTCGCACTGGGTCAGCACGTCCTTGACCTCGCGCCCATAGGCGCCGCCGTTCATGCGCACGAAGCCACCGACGGTGCCGGGAATGGACTTGAGGAATTCGAGGCCCGCCACGCCGGCTTTTTGTGCGGTAGAGCTGGCCAGGACGCCAGGCGTTCCGCCGCCAAAGCGCAAGGTGCTGTCGCCTAGGTCTGTGCAATCGAAAAACGGCTTGCCCAACCGCACAACCACGCCGGGCACGCCGCCATCGCGGACGATCATGTTGGAACCGAGGCCGAGGCCCATGACCGGCACATCGGCGGGCAGCGCGGCGAGGAATTCGGACAGGTCTGCGGTATCTTCGGGTTCAAACAAAAGTTCGGCGGGCCCGCCGGTCTTGAACCACGTCAGCTTCGCCAACGGCGCCTCGGCGGTCAGCGTGCCGCGCGGGGCAGGCACGGTAAAGGTGCCGCTCTCCAGCGTAATCTCCAGCGTATCGTCGTGGCAAACGATATGCGCCATCAGCCCGACCGTTTCGCATTGACGGCATCGGCAAGCCCAGCCGCCCACTTGGTGATGTCGCCCGCGCCAAGGCACACGACCTGATCGTTCGGTTCGATGGTTTCGGACAGCACTTTGGCCAGCGCGTCGGCGCTTTCGACGACGCTTACGGTGCGGTGGCCACGATCCTTCAGGCCTGCGACCAGCGCCCCTGCATCCACGCCCTCTATCGGCTGCTCGCCCGCCGGATAGACCGGGGTGACATAGACGACATCGGCGTCGTTGAAGGCCTGCTGAAAGTCGCCCATGTGATCGCGCAGGCGCGTGAAACGGTGCGGCTGGGCCACGGCGATCACCCTGCCGCGCGCACCTTCGCGGGCGGCGGACAGCACGGCGCGGATTTCGACCGGGTGGTGGCCGTAATCGTCGATGACCAGTGCCGGATCCCCGCCAGTCGCAATTTCGCCCACCTTGGTGAAGCGGCGCTTGACGCCGGAAAAGCGCGAGAAGCCTTCGGAGATGGTCGCGTGCGGGCACTGCATTTCCAGCGCCACGGCAATCGCCGCCAGCGAGTTCTGCACGTTGTGCCGCCCCGCCATCGGCAGGTCGACGCCTTCGATCTTGTCGATATGCCCGTCGCGGTGGCGGATCGTCACGTCGAACGTGTTGCCGCCGGGATAAGGCTGGACATTCTCGCCCCGCACGTCGGCTTGTGCGGAAAAGCCGTAGGTCACCACGCGGCGGTCGCGGATCTTGGGCAGGATCGCCTGCACCTCGGGGTGGTCGATGCACAGCACCGCCGCGCCGTAGAACGGCACGTTCTCGATGAATTCGACGAAAGCATCTTTCACCGCATCGAAGCTGCCGTAATGGTCGAGGTGTTCGGGATCGATGTTGGTGACGACTGCGATCTGCCCGTCGAGACGCAGGAAAGAACCATCGCTCTCGTCCGCCTCAACGACCATCCAGTCGCTTTCACCCACGCGCGCATTGCTGCCATAGGAATTGATGATGCCGCCGTTGATAACCGTCGGGTCCACCCCGCCTGCATCGAGCAGCGCGGCGATCATGCTGGTCGTCGTCGTCTTGCCATGCGTACCCGCCACCGCGACCGTGCGTTTCAGCCGCATCAGTTCGGCCAGCATCTCGGCGCGGCGCACCACGGGGATGCGGTTTTCCAGCGCGGCGACGACTTCGGGATTGGTGCGCTTCACGGCAGTGGACGTGACCAGGACGGCGACACCGTCAAGGTTCTCCGCCTTTTGCCCGATCATCACCGGGATGCCCTTTTCGCGCAGCCCTTCGACGACGTAGCTCTCGTTGATGTCGCTGCCCTGCACCGAGTAGCCGAGGTTGTGCATCACCTCGGCAATGCCGGACATGCCGATGCCGCCGATCCCTGCAAAGTGGATCGTGCCAATGTCGGTGCCGACACCCTTCATGCGCCCGCTCCCACGACTTCGCCGCTGGCCTCGGGCTTGCCCTTGCCGATGCGGATCACGTCCATAAGCGGCTCTCCGCCAAAGCTTTCGACAAGGTCGGCCAGATCCTTCGCCGCATCCGGGCGGCCGCAGTTCCACGCCATGTGCGCGGCATTGCCAAGCGTTTCGGGATCGGCGGCCATCGCTTCGATCTGGCGAGACAGCTGCTCTGGCGTAAAGCTGTCCTGCCGGATCGCACGGGCACCGCCAGCGGCGACCATTTCGGCAGCGTTCACGCTCTGATGATCGTCCATCGCGCCGGGCAGAGGAATCAGGATCGCGGGGCGGCCCACGGCGGTCAGTTCGGCAATGGTCGATGCGCCCGCGCGCCCGATGAACAGGTGCGCATCGGCAAGGCGTTCGGCCATGTCCTCGAAATAGGTGCCCAGTTCTGCCGGAATCTCATGCGCCTGATAGGCGGCGCGCACGCCCTCGATGTCGGCGGCGCGGCATTGCTGCGTGACTTGCAAGCGGTGCCGGATGCTTTCGGGCAGCATGGCGAGGCCGTCGGGCACGACTTTCGACAGGATCGACGCCCCCTGACTGCCGCCCGTTACCAGCACGCGCAGCAGGCCATCGGCGCTGAACGGCGGATAAGGCTTGTCGCGCAGGGCCAGCACCTCGGTCCGCACCGGATTGCCCAGCTTGTGGACGCGGGCCAAGGCCTTGGCGGGTAGCCGCTCCACCCGGTCATAGGCGGTGACGATCGCCGCCGCACTTCCCGCCAGCAATCGGTTCACCCGGCCCAGCACCGCGTTCTGTTCGTGGATCACCGCAGGCACGCCAGCCGCGCGCGCCGCCAGCAGGCCGGGCATCGACGGATAGCCGCCGAAGCCGACGACCGCGCTCGGCTCGAATTCGCGCATCAGGCGCAGCGCCTGCTTCCGGCCCTTCCAGATCGCGATCAGGCCCTTGATCTTGCCGACGATCCCGCCATCCATGCGCCCGGCGGGCAGCACGTTGACCTCGAGCCCATCGGGCACGCCCGGTATCGCCTCGCCCCGGCTATCGGTGACAAGGGCCACGCGGTGGCCGCGTTCGATCAATTCCCGCGCCAGTGCAAAGGCGGGGATCATGTGTCCGCCGGTGCCCCCGGCGGCGAGTACGTAATGGCGATAGACGCTCATCGCTCAGTTCATTTCCTTCTCGGCCCCTTGGGCAGGCCGTCGCGCGTCAGATAGGGGTTGCGCCGCGTGACCGCCAGCAACAGGCCGACCGTCAGGCACAGCGCGATCATCGAGGAACCGCCGTAGGAGATCAACGGCAGGGTCATGCCCTTCGACGGAAAAAGCTGAAGGTTCACCGCCATGTTGATGAACGCCTGACCGCCCAACAGCGTGGCCAATCCAGTACCAGCCAGCAGCGTGAACAAGTCGTCTTCCCCCGCCAGACGCCACAGCACCCGCACCACCAGCGCGCAGAACAGCATGGCAATGCCCGCAACCGCAATCAGGCCGAATTCCTCTCCGATCACTGAAAGGATATAGTCGGTATGCGCCTCGGGCAGGATTTTCTTGCGCTCGCCCATCCACAGCCCGCGCCCGAACCAGCCGCCGCTGGTCAGCGTCTTGTTGGCAAGATCGACCTGGCTATAGGCCTCTGCCCCGCCAAGAAACGCATCGATGCGGTGCCGGGCATTGTCGTAGAAAAAGTACGCGCCGACGACGAGGCCGACAATCCCGCCCGCGCCCCATCCGATCAGCTTCATCGGCATGCCCGATGTGATGGCCAGCACGAACCAGACACCGCAAAGCAGAATCGCCGTGCCGAAGTCCGGCTGCAACATCAGCAGCGCGCAGGAAACCGCCAGCAACGCGCCAGACAGCACCATCACCGGCAGTTGCGGATCGCGCACCCGCCACGACATGATCCACGCGGTCAACACGGCGAATGCAGGCTTGTAGAACTCCGAAGGTTGAAACGATGCGCCCAGCCGTATCCAGCGCCGCGCGCCGTTGATCTCTGCCCCCACGAAGGGCACCGCCAGCAGCAGGACGAACATCACTGCGCTCAGCAGGATGGCAAAACGACGCGCTGATGTGCGCGGAAGGATAGAGGCCGCGAACATCGCCCCGATACCCAGCACCAGATAGGCGATGTGCATCCAGAAGAAGTGCAGGTCCGACAGCTGCGTTTCCGCGGTCGACAGGCGATGCGCGCTGGCTGCGCTGCCCGCCGCTACACCGATCACGCCGACCATCATCAGCGCGGCAACGATGGACAGCAGCACCTTGTCTATCTCTCGCCACCAAACCGCCAGTTCGTGCCAGCGGCCCTTGCGGCGCGGCGGCGGCTTACGCACGATATGGACCCCACCCGCACCGGGCTGAAAGCTGCCGCCATCGAACTGCGGTGTCGCGGTCATTGCGAACCTCCATTGGCAAGCGAGCGCACCATACTGACAAAGGCCTCGCCACGCTTTTCGTAATCGCGGAACTGGTCGAAACTGGCGCACGCCGGGCTGAGCAGGACGACATCGCCCGGCTGTGCGGCGGCGGCGGCGGCGCGGACCGCCTCTGCCAGCAATTCGGCACGTTCGATATACGGCACCCGGCCTTCCAGCAGGCGGGCGAACATCTGGCCGGATTCGCCGATGGTATAGGCGGCGGCGACGTTGCCGAGGTGCGGCTCGATCTCGCCAAGGTTGTCGCCTTTGGGCAAGCCGCCGACGATCCAGTGCACGCGCGGATGATCGCTGGGCGGATAGGCGGCAATGGCGGGCGCGGCAGAGGCGGGGTTGGTCGCCTTGGAATCGTTGACAAAGGCGACGCCGCCTATCGACGTCACGTATTCCATCCGGTGCGGCAGGCCCTTGAAGCTTTTCAGCCCCGCGGCGATTTCCGCATCGCTCAGCCCCAGCTTGCGCGCGGTCGCCACGGCGGCAGCGGCGTTGCCGAGATTGTGCGGCCCTTGCAACGCGGGCCATTCAGATTGGTCACCCGGCAGCGTCACATCCTCGATCACGACAGGCGCGCGCCCATCCAGCGCGCGGCCCACCGGGCGAATTTCGTGCAGCGAATGGCGGTCAACGATGGCAAGGCCGTGCCCATGCTGCATTTCGAACAGCCGCGCCTTGCTGGCGGCATAGCCGGGGAAGCCCTCGTCATAGCGATCGAGGTGATCGGGCGAGACGTTGAGCAGGATCGCCACATCGCATTCCAGCGTGCGGGTCAGATCGATCTGATAGCTCGACAGTTCGAGCACATAAGCCCCGCCAGCGGCCAACGGCTCGGTGCTGAGGATCGGAATGCCGATATTGCCGCCCAGCCGCGCAAGCCGCCCGCTGCTTTCCAGCAGGTGGTGGATCAGCGCGGTCGTGGTCGACTTGCCGTTGGTGCCGGTGATCCCGACCACGCGGTGCGGCGGCAGCGACCTGCGCGCCAATGCGAACAGTTCGATATCGCCGATCAGCGGCACGTTGGCGCTGCGCGCGACATCGGCGATGGGATGGCGATTGATCGGCACGCCGGGGGAAACGACGATACCCTGCGCGCCCTTAACGCTCTCGGCCGTCAATTCGCCGATCACGCATTGCTCTCCCGCATGGGCCAGTGCCGCCTTGGCGACATTGCGCGCATCCTCGCTACGGTCCCACGCGATCACCGACGCCCCGGCGGCGCACAGCGCGCGCACGGTAGCAAGGCCGCTGCGGGCAAGGCCCAGCACGGCATATCTGCTTCCGGCGAAAACCGCCTCTGGCAGGATCGAGGCGGGCCCACCCAAGGCGCTTTGGTCGCTCACCGCACTTTCAGCGTGGCAAGGCCGATGACCGCCAACACGATGGCGACGATCCAGAACCGGATGACAACCGTGCTTTCGGCCCAGCCCTTTTGTTCGAAGTGGTGGTGGATCGGTGCCATGCGAAAGATTCGCTTGCCGGTCCGCTTGAACCAGAACACCTGCACGATGACCGACACCGCTTCCAGCACGAAGAGCCCGCCGACGATGGCCAGCACGACTTCATGATGCGCGGCCACCGCGATAACGCCCAGCGCCCCGCCAAGGGCCAGCGACCCGGTATCGCCCATGAACACGGCAGCGGGCGGTGCGTTGAACCACAGGAAAGCCAGGCCCGCGCCGATGATCGCGGCACACAGGATCGCCAGTTCGCCCGCGTTCTCGACATAGGGAATGCCAAGGTATTCCGAATAGTCGGCCCGGCCGACCAGATAGGCGATGATCGCAAAGGTGCCGCTGGCGATGATGACCGGCATGATGGCCAGCCCGTCCAGCCCGTCGGTCAGGTTCACCGCATTGCCCGCGCCGACGATCACGAAGGCCGCGAAGACGTAATAGACCGGCCCCATCGGGATGCCGAAGGTCAGGAACGGCAGGTAGAGGTTGGTATCATCCACCACCAGCCAGGCGGCGAGACCCGCTACCGCGAATTCGAACATCAGGCGCACCTTGCCCGAAACGCCCTTGTGGCTGCGCTTCGTCACCTTGTCGTAATCGTCGAAGAAGCCGATCGCACCAAACCCGATGGTGACGGCGATGCAGGCCCAGACCATCCAGCTGTTAAGGTCCATCCACAACAGCATCGAAATCAACACCGAAGTGATGATCATCAACCCGCCCATCGTCGGCGTGCCGCGCTTGGCAAGGTGCGTCTGCGGCCCGTCGGCGCGGATCGGCTGGCCCTTGCCCTGCCGCACGCGCAGCATGTCGATAAAGCGCGGACCGATCACCATGCCGATGGTGAGCGCCGTCAACAGGCAGGCCCCCGCCCGAAAGCTTTGGTAACGGATCAGGTTGGCCAGTCCTTCAAATTCGAAAAACTGGGCGATCAGGTAAAGCATCGACGATCCTCAGGCGCGAAAACAGCGGTAGGCGGGGGTCGCGGCGGACGGCACGAAAACCGGTCCCCAGCAATGCGCGAAGCGGCCCGCTTTGTGAAGCGGGCCGCTGTTGCTTTCCCCAATCCGGGGCGGGCTTTTGCCCAATATGTCCGGCGGCGAAACCGCCATTACATCGCCGCGGCCCGTTTGCCCGGCACTTCGTCGCAAGCGGGCTGAAGCGCCAGCGCCGCGCAGCCCAGCGAAGCCCCGGCGGCCCGCATCGCACCCAGCACGGCAAGCGAGGCGCAGGCATCGCCGAAATGATCGCCCAGTGCATAGCACATGCGCTGCCCCATCATCTCTGCGGTGACCAGCCAACCGCCATCCGATCCCCGAACCGCGTCCAAAAGGCAGATGTCGCTGCTCGCCTTGCGACCATAGCCATAGACCTGCGCGCCAACGTCCAGCGCGGCGGCGCGCCAGCAGGCAAAGTCGGGGTGATCGGCGGGCAGAACCGCCGCGCCGCCGCGTTGCAGGGCGGCACCGGCGCGAATACCCTCGGCCCGGCTCATCTCGCGGCCGCCTACGAAGAGGTGCGGGCGCAGGCTCTCGATGCTGTCAT
The sequence above is a segment of the Croceicoccus naphthovorans genome. Coding sequences within it:
- a CDS encoding FtsW/RodA/SpoVE family cell cycle protein, whose amino-acid sequence is MTATPQFDGGSFQPGAGGVHIVRKPPPRRKGRWHELAVWWREIDKVLLSIVAALMMVGVIGVAAGSAASAHRLSTAETQLSDLHFFWMHIAYLVLGIGAMFAASILPRTSARRFAILLSAVMFVLLLAVPFVGAEINGARRWIRLGASFQPSEFYKPAFAVLTAWIMSWRVRDPQLPVMVLSGALLAVSCALLMLQPDFGTAILLCGVWFVLAITSGMPMKLIGWGAGGIVGLVVGAYFFYDNARHRIDAFLGGAEAYSQVDLANKTLTSGGWFGRGLWMGERKKILPEAHTDYILSVIGEEFGLIAVAGIAMLFCALVVRVLWRLAGEDDLFTLLAGTGLATLLGGQAFINMAVNLQLFPSKGMTLPLISYGGSSMIALCLTVGLLLAVTRRNPYLTRDGLPKGPRRK
- the murD gene encoding UDP-N-acetylmuramoyl-L-alanine--D-glutamate ligase — encoded protein: MLPEAVFAGSRYAVLGLARSGLATVRALCAAGASVIAWDRSEDARNVAKAALAHAGEQCVIGELTAESVKGAQGIVVSPGVPINRHPIADVARSANVPLIGDIELFALARRSLPPHRVVGITGTNGKSTTTALIHHLLESSGRLARLGGNIGIPILSTEPLAAGGAYVLELSSYQIDLTRTLECDVAILLNVSPDHLDRYDEGFPGYAASKARLFEMQHGHGLAIVDRHSLHEIRPVGRALDGRAPVVIEDVTLPGDQSEWPALQGPHNLGNAAAAVATARKLGLSDAEIAAGLKSFKGLPHRMEYVTSIGGVAFVNDSKATNPASAAPAIAAYPPSDHPRVHWIVGGLPKGDNLGEIEPHLGNVAAAYTIGESGQMFARLLEGRVPYIERAELLAEAVRAAAAAAQPGDVVLLSPACASFDQFRDYEKRGEAFVSMVRSLANGGSQ
- the mraY gene encoding phospho-N-acetylmuramoyl-pentapeptide-transferase; the protein is MLYLIAQFFEFEGLANLIRYQSFRAGACLLTALTIGMVIGPRFIDMLRVRQGKGQPIRADGPQTHLAKRGTPTMGGLMIITSVLISMLLWMDLNSWMVWACIAVTIGFGAIGFFDDYDKVTKRSHKGVSGKVRLMFEFAVAGLAAWLVVDDTNLYLPFLTFGIPMGPVYYVFAAFVIVGAGNAVNLTDGLDGLAIMPVIIASGTFAIIAYLVGRADYSEYLGIPYVENAGELAILCAAIIGAGLAFLWFNAPPAAVFMGDTGSLALGGALGVIAVAAHHEVVLAIVGGLFVLEAVSVIVQVFWFKRTGKRIFRMAPIHHHFEQKGWAESTVVIRFWIVAIVLAVIGLATLKVR